A window of Gorilla gorilla gorilla isolate KB3781 chromosome 5, NHGRI_mGorGor1-v2.1_pri, whole genome shotgun sequence genomic DNA:
CGGATCTCTGCCACATAGAGCGCCAGCAGCTGCTCCAACCGCTGGATCTGCCGCCGCGAACCACGGGTCCTTGGAGCCTGAGAGGCAGTGTTTTCAGCATTTGTGGGGTCCAAGGAGAGGTGTGTGGGAGGGTTATTCCCAGAGGGCTCATTGGAGGTGGTGGCGGCAGGGGCCAAGTTCAGCTTCTTTTTGGCTGAGTGGGCCTTGAGAACAGTGCAGAGCTCATTGATGTAGACATAGAGCTTGGCTGGCCGGCTCCGGGCCCGAGATAGGACCCTAGAGAGGATGTTGCAGAACTCCGCCGAGGCCAGAAACAGAGAGTGGGCACGTTGCTGCCGGCTATAGAGGAATGGGACCACCTCAGGGTGGTCTGCTGTCTGCATCTTACAAAGTTCAAGGAACTAGAAGGTtcaggggaagaaggaaggggaagagagacaAGGGAGGGGGTTGAGAGAAAGGGGAGGTGGGGTTAGTGGGAAAGAAAGGACAGGAGAACCAGTCAGCCATCCCCCTCCCTGGGGTACAACAATCTTCCCCGCTAAAGCTCACCTCTTCGAACAGCTTCTCATTCTCCAGCTTGTAGCATTTCTTGCCGCCCGAACTACTGCTTCCTCTGGCCCCATGAGGCTCAGAGGAGCTAGGGGCTTCTGCCCCAGGTGAGGCCGCAttggggagtgggtgggagggCCCTGGCTGAGCAGCTGCTTCATCTTCGTCATCATCATCCAGCACGATGATGCTGTTAGCGGTGGCCATAGGGGATCAAATCCCCCGGAGGGAGGAAGTGGTAGGGATTTCAGAATTCCTGCTGGAAGGGGATGGGGCCTCAGAATGAGCCCCTCCAGCATAGCCCCATCCCTTCACCTCACACATTTTCTGAACTCCTTGGGTTTCAGTAACATCCAGCCCTGACCAACACTGTCTTCACCACCTGATTTCAATAACCATTAGTTCTATATGCTTTTTGGGGCCCTTCAAGTGATGTGGGGGGGGGGGCAAACCACCCCCACACCTTAAGTTGCCACCTTCTGCTCCACCCCTCACGTCGATTTCCGGTCTTTCTGTTGCATTTCCCCCCTATTTCTTAGAGTTGGCAAGTTGATTCTTCCTCCCACACTGCACCCCAAATCGTCCTGACACCCCCTTGCACAGATAACACACTCCTGTGGGCGCCACCTCATGTGTTTGCCCCCTCTGCCCTCAAACAAGTCAACCCCACACCCACCCTATCCTGAATGATCACCCCAACTCCTAGACTCTCTGAGGTGAAAGGTTCCCTCCCAACAGTCcgttctcttttctcctccttgAATTATCTCCATATTTCACCCTCCGATGAGTCTCCTCAAACTGGGGCTTTAGGTTGAAGATATTTTACCCAAGTCCCCTCCCTTTCACCCCACCCTAATTTTCCCCATTCTCTCGGTGACCCGTAACTGATCAAAAGTCCCCCCGCACCGCGCTACGCTCTCGCGATTCCTTTTAGATCCCAACCGTGGGTCCGGCCGGTCCGGTAGATGCGCTTCCCGCCAAATCCCCCTCCCCCAGTTCAGCCCCCGGCCGCTCCACTCCCTTTCAGGGACAGGAAGGTACCACAGCTTTCCCCTCAGACTCAGCGCCCAGCTCTCCCCAATACCTCTCCCTCTATATCCCCGCCCCCGCCTCTGATCCCCGCACCGTCCGGCCCCCACCTCAGAAACCGTCTCTCGAGGCGACCCTCGCCGCAGTTCTCAGAACCTCGCATGGTTCCCTCCGCCTTCCTTCCCACTCCCACCGCAGGCCCCACTACGGACCGGAAGTCAC
This region includes:
- the LOC134758730 gene encoding uncharacterized protein, with the translated sequence MRFPPNPPPPVQPPAAPLPFRDRKVPQLSPQTQRPALPNTSPSISPPPPLIPAPSGPHLRNRLSRRPSPQFSEPRMVPSAFLPTPTAGPTTDRKSQSFRLHATKRRHIVVRNTGFLWPEVAVGPPREHLHCGPHSQRSLPGSHFHGLFG